The genome window TGAGGTAAAGGTGTTCATTCAGCATGACCTACTCTGAGGTAAAGGTGTTCATTCAGCATGGCCTACTCTGAGGTAAAGGTGTTCATTCAGCGTGGCCTACTCTGAGGTAAAGGTGTTTATTCAGCGTGGCCTACTCTGAGGTAAAGGTGTTTATTCAGCATGGTCTACTCTGAGGTAAAGGTGTTCATTCAGCGTGACCTACTCTGAGGTAAAGGTGTTCATTCAGCATGACCTACTCTGAGGTAAAGGTGTTCATTCAGCATGGCCTACTCTGAGGTAAAGGTGTTCATTCAGCGTGGCCTACTCTGAGGTAAAGGTGTTCATTCAGCATGACCTACTCTGAGGTAAAGGTGTTCATTCAGCGTGGCCTACTCTGAGGTAAAGGTGTTCATTCAGCATGACCTACTCTGAGGTAAAGGCCATTTACTCACCATCTTAAACAGCTACACCAGACACGTTCTGTGACCAAAAGAGCGTCCTCTCATATGAGCGATTACAACCCCACCTCTCGAACTGAGGCTGAGGCTGCGGCTGCAGATGTGTTTGTTTAGTTGTTTTTGAATGGTTTAAGTGTGTTCCTAAAGCCCCGGTTAAACAATCACTGCCCCTTCAATGGTGGGGAATGTGAACGAGGTGGAGAAACTTGAAGCAATAATAGCTTTGGTTATGATGTAGGTTCCAAAAGACCGTCCCCTGGAGTTGTGCAAAACATGGTCTGCTCCCACTGTCACCATGACTACACATACAGGAGCATGATGCATATTTGTGGCCACACCTGTCTCCTTGAGATTATACCTAGTCATTATTCATGCCAATTATTTCAAAGTATAACATGTAAACAATCATGAGCATTACTGGTAATGATACCTTGTTGCCATCGGTCACTGTTTCCCAGGCAATGAACTTGAGCCTAGCCCTGGGTGGTGTGCTGGTTTACACTGTGAATGAACTTGAGCCTAGCCCTGGGTGGTGTGCTGGTTTACACTGTGAATGAACTTGAGCCTAGCCCTGGGTGGTGTGCTGGTTTACACTGCGAAGGACTCCACTAACTTCTTTACTTTTTTAGATGTTTTCATTTGAAAGTTTAACTGACAGATTTAGGACAGATCCATATCCCGTTCTGCACATGTGCATCTTTACCTCTACACAGTTTTATGGTCACCCTCCCTTCACATTTCTCATTGTCAATTGTGAATGAAAATTCTTCAAGTTGTACCGGTGAAACATGCCaaccatttgatctcaatcagtttcatgggaatatgcatttgGATCTTCTTAGTGCTGTAGGTCTACAGTGTTGTTCTGAGTTAGGTCTACAGTGTTGTTCTGAGTTAGGTCTATAGTGTTGTTCTGAGTTAGGTCTATAGTGTTGTTCTGAGTTAGGTCTATAGTGTTGTTCTGAGTTAGGCCTACAGTGTTCTGAGTTAGGCCTACAGTGTTGTTCTGAGTTAGGCCTATAGTGTTGTTCTGAGTTAGGTCTATAGTGTTGTTCTGAGTTAGGTCTATAGTGTTGTTCTGAGTTAGGCCTACAGTGTTCTGAGTTAGGCCTACAGTGTTGTTCTGAGTTAGGCCTATAGTGTTGTTCTGAGTTAGGCCTATAGTGTTGTTCTGAGTTAGGCCTATAGTGTTCTGAGTTAGGCCTATAGTGTTGTTCTGAGTTAGGCCTACAGTGTTCTGAGTTAGGCCTACAGTGTTGTTCTGAGTTAGGCCTACAGTGTTCTGAGTTAGGCCTACAGTGTTGTTCTGAGTTAGGCCTACAGTGTTCTGAGTTAGGTCTATAGTGTTGTTCTGAGTTAGGTCTATAGTGTTGTTCTGAGTTAGGTCTATAGTGTTGTTCTGAGTTAGGCCTACAGTGTTCTGAGTTAGGCCTACAGTGTTCTGAGTTAGGCCTACAGTGTTCTGAGTTAGGCCTACAGTGTTGTTCTGAGTTAGGCCTATAGTGTTGTTCTGAGTTAGGCCTATAGTGTTGTTCTGAGTTAGGCCTATAGTGTTCTGAGTTAGGCCTATAGTGTTGTTCTGAGTTAGGCCTACAGTGTTCTGAGTTAGGCCTACAGTGTTGTTCTGAGTTAGGCCTACAGTGTTCTGAGTTAGGCCTACAGTGTTGTTCTGAGTTAGGCCTACAGTGTTCTGAGTTAGGCCTATAGTGTTGTTCTGAGTTAGGTCTACAGTGTTGTTCTGAGTTAGGTCTATAGTGTTGTTCTGAGTTAGGCCTACAGTGTTCTGAGTTAGGCCTATAGTGTTGTTCTGAGTTAGGCCTACAGTGTTCTGAGTTAGGTCTATAGTGTTGTTCTGAGTTAGGCCTATAGTGTTGTTCTGAGTTAGGTCTATAGTGTTGTTCTGAGTTAGGCCTATAGTGTTGTTCTGAGTTAGGCCTACAGTGTTGTTCTGAGTTAGGTCTATAGTGTTCTGAGTTAGGTCTATAGTGTTGTTCTGAGTTAGGCCTACAGTGTTCTGAGTTAGGTCTATAGTGTTGTTCTGAGTTAGGTCTATAGTGTTGTTCTGAGTTAGGTCTATAGTGTTGTTCTGAGTTAGGTCTATAGTGTTGTTCTGAGTTAGGCCTATAGTGTTGTTCTGAGTTAGGCCTATAGTGTTGTTCTGAGTTAGGCCTACAGTGTTCTGAGTTAGGCCTACAGTGTTGTTCTGAGTTAGGCCTACAGTGTTCTGAGTTAGGCCTATAGTGTTGTTCTGAGTTAGGCCTACAGTGTTCTGAGTTAGGTCTATAGTGTTGTTCTGAGTTAGGTCTATAGTGTTCTTCTGAGTTAGGTCTATAGTGTTGTTCTGAGTTAGGTCTATAGTGTTGTTCTGAGTTAGGCCTATAGTGTTGTTCTGAGTTAGGCCTATAGTGTTGTTCTGAGTTAGGTCTATAGTGTTGTTCTGAGTTAGGCCTATAGTGTTGTTCTGAGTTAGGCCTACAGTGTTGTTCTGAGTTAGGTCTATAGTGTTCTGAGTTAGGTCTATAGTGTTGTTCTGAGTTAGGCCTACAGTGTTCTGAGTTAGGTCTATAGTGTTGTTCTGAGTTAGGTCTATAGTGTTGTTCTGAGTTAGGTCTATAGTGTTGTTCTGAGTTAGGTCTATAGTGTTGTTCTGAGTTAGGTCTATAGTGTTGTTCTGAGTTAGGTCTATAGTGTTGTTCTGAGTTAGGCCTACAGTGTTGTTCTGAGTTAGGCCTATAGTGTTGTTCTGAGTTAGGTCTATAGTGTTGTTCTGAGTTAGGTCTATAGTGTTGTTCTGAGTTAGGCCTATAGTGTTGTTCTGAGTTAGGCCTACAGTGTTGTTCTGAGTTAGGCCTATAGTAAAGCGTTTTAGAGCTGATGGTGTTCAACTGTAGCATAGCCTACCtggtttctttttcttcttttttacaATCAAAGCACATATTTTACATGGTGGCATGCTGTTGAGTTATGGCCACATGAGAGAATTATGCAACAGGGTAGTGGGGTCAAAGGTCACTTGTCTGAGGTCAGCTGAGCATCCTTTGAGAGGCTTCCAGGAACTGGGAAATGGAAAATGCTGGCCTACACTGCCATCTACTGGACAAACGATATAATAACCACTGATGTCCCGGAGATGTTGCTGTCatagttttatttttttattattttaccgttattttaccaggtaagttgactgagaacacgttctcatttgcagcaacgacctggggaatagttacaggggagaggagggggatgaatgagccaattgtaaactggggattattaggtgaccgtgatggttgagggccagattgggaatttagccaggacaccggggttaacacccctactcttacgataagtgccgtgggatctttaatgacctcagagagtcaggacacccgtttaacgtcccatccgaaagacggcaccctacacagagcagtgtccccaatcactgccctggggcattgggatctttgtttagaccagaggaaagagtgcctcctactggccctccaacaccacttccagcagcacctgatctcccatccagggactgaccaggaccaaccctgcttagcttcagaagcaagccagcagtggtatgcagggtggtatgctgctggcttgcATAACATAAGAAATTATGTTCATAAACCTACTAAAAACAATGTCTATATTTTCTATGTGAATGAAACTGATTTACACAGTGAATTGGCACTACACATCTAGCTAGATAAAACATTATCAAGAACTTTTAAGTTATTTCACATGCAGTCTTATACAATTATTATTCATAATTAGTTTTATTTGTCTGAACAACATCAGTACATGATCAGTGATCAGTAGATCTCTCCAGATCCCTGCTGTACTCTAAGCGTAATTTCTTAGAGAGTATGTAGCTGACTAAGATGGAATGACAGACTGCTGTAGAACGCTCAAGGACATTCCACTCCGGGATGACTCACTGGCATGGAACACAGAACAGTCTTTTGTGTCAAGCTGTAAAGCCAATCTGACTGGCAACACATGGTGTTGGAGGTGAAAAGGTATTTTTCTCTCTCAGATGCTGCTGCTCGACAGAAGGTCAATGCAGCACTTGTGGTGTGAAAATATGGATTCTGTATCTGGCTCTGTATCTGGCTCTGTATCTGGATTCTGTATCTGGCTCTGTATCTGGATTCTGTATCTGGCTCTGTATCTGGATTCTGTATCTGGCTCTGTATCTGGCTCTGTATCTGGCTCTGTATCTGGCTCTGGATTCTGAATCTGGCTCTGTATCGGGATTCTGTATCTGGGTCTGTATCTGGCTCTGTATCTGGATTCTGAATCTGGCTCTGTATCTGGCTCTGTATCTGGCTTCTGTATCTGGCTCTGTATCTGGCTCTGTATCTGGATTCTGTATCTGTATCTGGCTCTGTATCTGGCTACATACACATCAAAGTATATTGTCTGAGGTGGACTCCTTCACCAGAGATACTAATTCAACATGGTCCACTTGTATTATTAGTCATCTGTAGATGTCTTTATGCTTTTTTAACGGACCATAAATGTGTCCCTTTCATGTGTTCACCAGTCATTCCATCTTTCATTGTGTCATGTATAGTGCCACATATATACACTCAAAGCATGCAAACTAATTCTGGAGGATTTTATTAGAACCACCTGCACATGGAAAGACAGACATCATAAGACAGACATCATAAGACAGACATGTCAGTAGCTTTGAGTAAGCGACAGTATATGGTTGGATTTCCCATCATGAAGAGATAACGTTGTAGACCTTAGACCCATTCAACTCACTAAGGCCTCTGATGTCTTCCACTCCCTACAGACTGTGGGCATAGTGGTAGGTCTACAATACAATGGTCAGTTGTGGTAATAGAAGGAGTTGAAGCCGTAGAAGCGGTGCTTTCTCCCGGTGTGTACATTGTCCTGCAGGTTGACGGCTCCCCCCTGGAGGGAGCTGTGGAAGAGGCGGTGGACCTCCGACTTCCTGAAGGAGTCCTGGAGCTCCAACAGGGCCAACTggcaccggcccctgcccctctccccTGGGTGGGTGGAAGGCAGGGCATGTGGACGGGGTTGGATACAGGGGTTGGAGATACTGCGTGGGATGGGGATCTCTCTGTTCTGCCACTCCCGATCTTGTTCTTCAAGGGTCTGATTGGCAGTCATCTCAGAACCCAGAACTAAATTCCCGCTTGAGCGCCAGTTACGGATGTTGGGAGAGACCAGATCAGCAGCAGACAGCTCTGTCTCAGATTCATATGCCGCCCCTGTGTTGTTAGTAGCCAATGCTGGAGCTGGCTGGCTCAGGCTGAACGGGTTACCCCCTGATGCTGTGTAGCTCTGCTTCTTGCTGCTAGGAACGTCCTCGTACCAGACCTCTCTCTGGGTGTTATTCTCGTTGGTGACCTCTGTGGTCTCATTCAGGGGAGGATGGGGCAGCTGGTGGCTGTACAAGGCCAGAGAGCTCTCTGTGTCTGTGACCTTCTCCACCACCCTCTTCTCCAGGGAGGCTCTGGGAGCCTGGTTGCTCTGCTGGGGGTCTATTGCCCCTGGCCCTGGGTGATGGAGCCCTTCTCTGGCCTCCTTGACCTGGCACTCACACCTCTCCTCCCCACACCTCTCACACCTGGAGCCTTGATCTTGAAGGTGGTGACCAGGGAACACATACACATCTCCAGGCCCAGGCCCAGACACATCTCCAGGCCCAGGCCCAGACACATCTCCAGCCCCAGGCCTGGCTAGACTGAGCTCTGAGTGGCTGTGGCTGATGTTGGGATGGCCGTCCTGAGTAGAAGCGTTCCCCTTTATCTCCTGATGACTTTGGTGACCAGACATAGTTCCCAGAAGCCCAGCAGGGTGATTCTGTGTGGAAATCTGGTCTGCGCTGTGGGACTCTGCTGCTGGGGCAGTGACAGGAGGGTGGTAGGTGCTCTCCACCGTACGGCGGCCCTGGCGTATTCTGGCCTTGCGCCCGTCTCGTGGTTTAGGGGGCAGCAGGACGGGGTGGGATCGCTCCCTCTGAGAGAGACAAGCACTGGTTTGTTAGGAGGTTTGTCTCGTTCAGTCATCAGAGTAAAGTGATACTGAAGACTGTGTGCTTGTTTAAGCAGTCTAAAACTATTTGTATGGTAGTTGGGGAAGTTAAAGAAGGTTTGGAGGCTAATGTGTTATTCTAGCGAAGCAGTTAAACGTAGGAGCAACTGTTGCACTGTATATTCAGGTGATTCATACGTTACTGTACGTACCAGCTGTGTTGTGTAGGGAGTTATCTTCCCAGTGATCATGTCAATGGTGTTCTCATGGAAGTCATCCAACCTCAAGGGATTAGTAGGACCAGTGCCTGGAGTAGAAATATATTATGTTTGCAAAAGTGTGTTGATGCTGTTTCCGACCGATATGGTCTAACTCAAGAAGggtaactttgatgggggtgtGGGCCAAAAGAAATCTGAATTCATCCTGAGGGGCCACAGTGGCTCGTGGGTCTGcctacccacatccatacccacatatgcagtcagagccggcccACAGAAAATTTGGCAGTTTTATAACTAATTtcatacaattctacacattttgccataggtgGAGATAAATGCTTgccgtttttaatatgatatctgagtgagagtgactaacaacaTCAATGGAGCCCCCCCGTTcagtaattcaaccatgattactacaagtttagatagctggctagactaactaaccAATCTAAAACATGGTAGCGGACAtggggctaattgagtgactgtagaaaaacaagagaaaaactgctgatccacaaccacatttcaaaacttgcaccttgtgtattctactgttctaactttcaacaggaagttgagacccagactgagttcctaaaaaacATGTACAATAATAATTGTTAAATTGATCCGCGGGCCGCCAGTTCCCTGGTCCAACTAGTCTGGAATATTCCTCCATGTCTCtggttgcgtctcaaatggcactctgTCCTCTAcatcttttgaccagagccctatggactacatagggaataggatgcctttTGGGATACAGTGTGTTTGGGGCTCAGCTCTCTATACCTGTGTAGTGAAGCTGGTAGGAGGTGACCCAGTGGGACTTCTCTACGTTGCGGAGCATGTTGGCTGTTCGTTCAGACAGCGTGACATCCCAGTCACGCAAGGtggggttgggaaacactgccttcTGGGACTTAGGGTAGAATACCTGGGTCTGGGCCTCGCCCTTAACtgggtgctgagagagagacaaagagaaagatgAGACAGGACACAGGTGTCGGGAACAGATGGAGTGTGCATGTGTCCTTCTTCCTTAggttgtttcccaaatggcacccgattcccttaaaagtgcactacttttgagcagggccctggaatagggtaccattaagGAATATGGTACCATTAaggcatagggtgccattaaggTAAAGGGTACCATTAAAACCTCTTAGGGATCCCTTACAGCTagaatcccgttaacgggatcgatttgacaacatccggtaaaTTGCAGagagcgaaattcaaaaatactaaattcataatattaaacattcatgacgATACAAGTGTCTTGCATCCTTTAAAAGCTTCACTTCTTATTAATCCAGACGCTTTCTCAGgcttcaaaaaggctttacggcaaaagcataccatgcgattatctgaggacagcgccccgcatgaaaaacattttccaaccaaacagatgcatcacgaaagtcagaaatagcgataaaataaatcgcttatctttgaagatcttcatctttttgcaatcccaaaggtctcagttacacaatgaatggtcgttttgttcgataaaggccttatttatatcccaaaaattggcacgtttgattcagaaatacaccggttccaactcgcccaacatgactacaaagtatctaataaatgacctgtaaacttggtccaaacatttcaaacaacgtttctaatccaacctcaggtacactaatatgtaaataatctatacaatttaagacggaataaactatTTCCAATACCGGAGAAAAACAACAAGGAGCGCACTCTCATTCACGCGCACCAAAAGACTAGAGTCCACCTGAGTGACACTTAGAAAGAATACgactatttctaaagactgttgacatctagtggaagccatagaaactgcaatctgggtcctaataaTTATGCtttcccatagaaaagcattggaaAATCCAATGACCTCAAAAATAAAAttcctggatggattgtcctcggggtttcgcctgccaaatcagttctgttatactcacagacattattttaaccgttttagaaactttagagtgttttctatccaatattaccatgcatatgcatatcctagcttctgggcctgagtaatagGCAGTTTAccttgggcacctcagtcatccaaacttccgaatactgccccctagccttaagaagttttaaggaatatggtgccattaaggaatagggtaccattaagGAATAGACTACCATTAAGAAATAGACTACCATgaaggaatagggtaccattaagGAATAGACTACCATTAAGGAATAGACTAGCATTAAGGAATAGACTAGCATTAAGGAATAGACTACCATTAAGGAATAGACTAGCAttaaggaatagggtaccattaagAAATAGACTACCATgaaggaatagggtaccattaaggaatagggtaccattaagGAATAGACTAGCAttaaggaatagggtaccattaggaatagggtaccattaagGAATAGACTAGCAttaaggaatagggtaccatttagaACAAATCCCTAGTCATTCACTTCAGTGAGAACATTCATTTATTGGGCTTCATTGGTCAGATGAGATGAAATATAACAATTAAGGATCATATTCTGCCTCCCAAATAGCACTCGAtaccctatgcagtgcactcTATGGGGAATATTGTGCTATTTTGGGACGCACCTGTTTCTGTGTACAGTGAGCGGGAAACCTGGCTTAGCTAAatgactgtactgtagctactCACATCCAGGAAGCCATGTTGTCCTGGCCATGATATGGTTTTCTTCCTGGTTGTCATGGGTGCCTCCAGTACCTCATGACGATAAGGACCTCCTGGGATTGAAGACAAGACACTTCATCTGGTAATGAGGCTTGTGCTTGTATGTGCGACCTTATACGGGCAAgcacgcagacacacatacagacacagacacatgcaatttgcacacacatgcacaagcacCCACGCACACCACCTTTTGTCTTTCTTAGCACGGTGACCTCTGGAGCGGAGGACGGGACGAGGGGGTTCAGAGGTCGTAGGGACGCAGCTCTCACGCCTGTGTCGGGGTCGTCTGGTGAGCGGAACGTTGGGAACAGGGCGAAGCGGGAGATGTGGGCCTGATACGGATGTTCTTTTGGAATCGGAACCGTTATCATTATCtctctgtagggagggagggcaTAGCAGTGAAGGAAGGACAGGCATTAC of Salvelinus alpinus chromosome 4, SLU_Salpinus.1, whole genome shotgun sequence contains these proteins:
- the LOC139573009 gene encoding sperm-associated microtubule inner protein 4, translated to MTSLGIQQRPADHRQIGRSPLLLSHKQRSSSSLPLLKRLHQAGGAHAVAEPQTDPPSLDGYFSLLQRLKEETYMYKQNKELKQVQSRKPWCKQQPHSPPLPSPLPRGPSSRVPPLPGVPTSSRRILPSGRTQRRLSQHSSHKMASSSSSQKGEHTPAIIKGHRHLSYGGSVPPENITIQQFYDLTPTKKSNVRLNDQLIPKPTDINIAEIMITVPIPKEHPYQAHISRFALFPTFRSPDDPDTGVRAASLRPLNPLVPSSAPEVTVLRKTKGGPYRHEVLEAPMTTRKKTISWPGQHGFLDHPVKGEAQTQVFYPKSQKAVFPNPTLRDWDVTLSERTANMLRNVEKSHWVTSYQLHYTGTGPTNPLRLDDFHENTIDMITGKITPYTTQLRERSHPVLLPPKPRDGRKARIRQGRRTVESTYHPPVTAPAAESHSADQISTQNHPAGLLGTMSGHQSHQEIKGNASTQDGHPNISHSHSELSLARPGAGDVSGPGPGDVSGPGPGDVYVFPGHHLQDQGSRCERCGEERCECQVKEAREGLHHPGPGAIDPQQSNQAPRASLEKRVVEKVTDTESSLALYSHQLPHPPLNETTEVTNENNTQREVWYEDVPSSKKQSYTASGGNPFSLSQPAPALATNNTGAAYESETELSAADLVSPNIRNWRSSGNLVLGSEMTANQTLEEQDREWQNREIPIPRSISNPCIQPRPHALPSTHPGERGRGRCQLALLELQDSFRKSEVHRLFHSSLQGGAVNLQDNVHTGRKHRFYGFNSFYYHN